A single window of Nicoliella spurrieriana DNA harbors:
- a CDS encoding MarR family winged helix-turn-helix transcriptional regulator, which produces MKDLGYLAQDISILHRQYYKDTGKQFEQLDLNPTAACILLTINDHRHINQSQIARELVLDKGMVARQIKKLDQNGWVVKQPRPGKALEVSLTESGQQLLIKVQMIRRNWWAERFAQTGIKADSPIIPSIERVVETIIGENKG; this is translated from the coding sequence ATGAAAGATTTAGGATATTTAGCACAAGATATTTCAATTTTGCATCGGCAATATTATAAAGATACCGGAAAACAATTCGAACAACTGGATTTAAATCCAACTGCTGCTTGTATTCTACTAACGATTAATGACCACCGACATATTAACCAGAGTCAAATTGCGCGTGAATTAGTTTTGGACAAGGGGATGGTTGCTCGACAGATTAAAAAACTGGATCAAAATGGATGGGTAGTTAAACAACCACGTCCTGGGAAGGCACTTGAGGTTAGTTTAACCGAATCAGGACAGCAGTTATTGATCAAGGTTCAAATGATTAGACGGAATTGGTGGGCAGAGCGCTTTGCCCAAACTGGAATTAAAGCTGATTCACCGATTATTCCATCGATTGAGCGCGTTGTTGAAACGATTATTGGAGAAAATAAGGGCTAG
- a CDS encoding CAP domain-containing protein — MINKNITEPQRKRINNYNQIYNLNANLSNGNYQNGTTVIYDPSNTSVQHKHFPTNETDTKNSIHRINPGAVGKIIHRKVSNWRVIYYRVKFSGYKQALWIIAGSLKLPSELSANNRPDILIANDSINKSTGLQYINYIRSRHHLRPLKWNVHLATLAKLRNQQGYTDQKHFNHFTENGKWKVDLLCKQLHYNNHVLGENIAFAYAMNDTKTNLINAINLFTYDDSVGEHWGHRYNILRSDITQIGIAECTHKSRAYTAMEME; from the coding sequence ATGATCAATAAAAATATCACCGAACCACAACGAAAACGGATTAATAATTATAATCAGATTTACAACCTCAATGCCAATTTAAGTAACGGTAATTATCAAAATGGCACCACGGTTATTTATGATCCTAGTAACACTAGCGTTCAACACAAACACTTCCCCACTAACGAGACCGATACCAAAAATTCCATTCACCGTATTAATCCCGGGGCTGTGGGTAAAATTATTCATCGCAAGGTTAGTAATTGGCGAGTAATCTATTACCGAGTCAAGTTCAGTGGCTATAAGCAGGCACTATGGATAATTGCAGGTAGCTTAAAGCTACCCAGCGAACTAAGCGCAAATAACCGCCCAGACATACTAATCGCCAATGACTCCATTAATAAATCCACTGGCCTACAATACATCAACTACATTCGATCAAGACATCATCTTAGGCCATTAAAATGGAACGTTCACCTAGCAACACTAGCTAAATTAAGGAATCAGCAGGGCTATACAGATCAAAAGCATTTTAACCACTTCACTGAAAATGGCAAGTGGAAGGTGGATTTACTGTGTAAACAGCTCCACTATAATAACCATGTGCTAGGTGAAAACATTGCTTTTGCTTACGCTATGAACGACACTAAGACCAACTTAATCAATGCCATCAACCTATTTACATACGATGATTCAGTTGGTGAACACTGGGGGCATCGATATAACATTTTGCGCAGCGATATTACGCAGATTGGAATTGCGGAATGTACCCATAAGTCAAGGGCATACACTGCAATGGAGATGGAATAA
- a CDS encoding nicotinamide mononucleotide transporter, translated as MLKAIAKSRVFDLVGVIIVLLSAFLSGYLFETLDEVTHWGGISPLVPFGLISVGSSVLSLYSDRLTARMNNLGNWIGLAGVILSGTIDYLLGNKGAIFTYPVTFIIQAWAIKVWMNSDQYKARKAPTGMKGGLIITSLIVCSFGFSYFTNAIAFTQHDWLFYTTTLVFALSLIANAFNALKLRVQWQFWGLYNIVQLLKALIQGNFANVGKYIYYIINSISGLSYWKD; from the coding sequence ATGTTAAAGGCGATTGCTAAATCGCGGGTATTTGACCTGGTAGGGGTCATTATTGTATTGCTAAGTGCGTTTTTATCCGGGTACCTATTTGAAACCCTGGATGAAGTAACCCATTGGGGTGGCATCAGTCCGTTAGTGCCATTCGGGTTAATTAGTGTTGGCTCATCTGTCCTATCGTTATATTCAGATCGATTAACCGCTCGGATGAATAATCTGGGCAATTGGATCGGGCTAGCCGGTGTCATTCTAAGCGGGACCATTGATTACCTGCTTGGCAATAAGGGTGCCATTTTTACCTACCCGGTGACATTCATTATTCAGGCCTGGGCGATTAAGGTGTGGATGAATTCAGATCAATATAAAGCTCGGAAGGCCCCCACTGGAATGAAGGGTGGCTTGATTATTACTTCATTAATTGTTTGTTCATTTGGGTTTAGTTACTTTACAAATGCGATTGCGTTTACCCAACATGATTGGCTATTTTATACAACGACCCTCGTGTTTGCCTTATCGTTAATCGCAAACGCGTTTAACGCCTTAAAGCTAAGGGTGCAATGGCAATTTTGGGGGCTTTATAACATTGTTCAATTATTGAAAGCGCTCATTCAAGGAAACTTTGCGAACGTTGGCAAATATATTTACTACATTATTAATTCGATTTCTGGATTATCCTATTGGAAGGATTAA
- a CDS encoding site-specific integrase codes for MSRDAMNYPTINPPKSKSGNRVVQMNRRTMLLLKKWQLKQRIALLSDGLNAKSSNAFVFSTNGKSMYTARTVRYWQQSIYKHNPSLKRITIHGFRHTHASMLFSAGISVKEVQVRLGHANPQITLGVYTHVTKE; via the coding sequence ATGTCGAGAGATGCCATGAATTACCCTACTATCAACCCGCCTAAATCTAAAAGTGGCAATCGAGTTGTGCAAATGAATCGTAGAACGATGCTTTTATTGAAAAAATGGCAACTGAAACAAAGAATCGCCTTATTGTCTGATGGACTTAATGCAAAGAGTAGTAATGCATTTGTATTTTCTACGAATGGTAAAAGTATGTATACTGCCAGAACCGTTAGGTACTGGCAGCAATCTATTTATAAACATAATCCATCTTTAAAACGTATAACGATCCACGGATTTAGACACACCCACGCATCTATGCTTTTTTCAGCAGGAATTTCCGTTAAGGAAGTACAAGTGAGATTGGGTCATGCTAATCCGCAAATCACATTAGGAGTTTATACTCATGTTACTAAGGAGTAA
- a CDS encoding IS3 family transposase produces MLKTIKIPRSTYYYLKSKIGKPDKHSKITKVIGDIKRANKSYGYRRVCLELANHGYQVNHKLVLKIMKSNHWLSTAYSRKLRKYNSYKGQVGKISKNLINRKFKTDRPYQKLTTDISEFRYGSLDTDHRIYLSPIMDLYSGEIISFNISDHPTVECVMKPLEDVIERIKGLKYRTTIHSDQGIQYQSHVWQHTLTTNNIFQSMSRKGNCLDNSPMESFFHIMKAEAIETAYDSKENLVSAMKLWIDYYNNHQIKIKLGGKSPIQYRELSA; encoded by the coding sequence GTGCTTAAAACAATTAAGATTCCTAGAAGTACTTATTACTATCTAAAATCAAAGATAGGTAAACCCGATAAGCATAGTAAAATCACGAAAGTGATTGGAGACATCAAACGAGCCAATAAATCATATGGATATCGACGAGTATGTTTAGAATTAGCTAATCATGGATACCAAGTAAATCACAAGCTGGTTTTAAAAATCATGAAATCTAATCATTGGTTATCAACAGCTTACTCACGTAAGCTACGGAAGTATAATTCATACAAGGGGCAAGTGGGTAAAATCAGTAAGAACTTGATTAACCGTAAATTTAAAACTGATCGTCCTTACCAGAAATTAACCACTGATATTAGTGAATTTAGATATGGAAGTTTAGATACTGACCATCGAATTTATCTATCACCAATTATGGATTTGTATTCAGGAGAAATTATTTCTTTCAATATCAGCGATCACCCTACGGTTGAATGTGTTATGAAACCACTAGAAGATGTAATTGAACGAATTAAAGGACTTAAATACAGAACTACTATCCATAGTGATCAAGGAATTCAATATCAAAGTCATGTTTGGCAACATACTTTGACAACTAATAATATCTTCCAAAGTATGTCCCGAAAGGGAAACTGCTTAGATAATTCGCCAATGGAATCATTCTTTCATATTATGAAAGCAGAAGCAATTGAGACTGCATATGATTCTAAGGAAAATTTAGTATCAGCAATGAAGTTATGGATTGATTATTATAATAATCATCAGATTAAAATAAAACTAGGCGGAAAGTCTCCGATTCAATACCGGGAACTTTCCGCCTAA
- a CDS encoding helix-turn-helix domain-containing protein yields MFKYSLEEKLTMITQYLHGIGSTTIAKQFGVKGSATILYWVKNYKKYGIDGLKTSIDKQIYTVKDRINILNWMKITKSSYPETDNHFSIRSPSLIWTWQINFELYGIDGLATRRDRVKMAK; encoded by the coding sequence ATGTTTAAATATAGTTTAGAGGAAAAATTAACGATGATAACTCAATACCTTCACGGTATTGGTTCAACAACAATTGCTAAACAGTTTGGAGTAAAGGGCAGTGCTACAATTCTATATTGGGTCAAAAATTATAAGAAATATGGAATTGATGGCCTGAAAACATCAATAGATAAACAAATATACACTGTTAAAGACCGGATAAATATATTAAACTGGATGAAAATAACTAAATCATCCTATCCGGAAACAGATAATCATTTTAGCATAAGGTCCCCTTCTTTAATTTGGACTTGGCAAATAAATTTTGAGCTATATGGGATTGATGGTTTAGCGACCCGAAGGGACCGAGTGAAAATGGCCAAATGA
- a CDS encoding Arm DNA-binding domain-containing protein, whose protein sequence is MESIKQYRTSDGKKKYYFRIYFGIKPQTGNKMNTTRRGFNTKKEAKIAICTAPLSLYKT, encoded by the coding sequence ATGGAAAGCATTAAGCAGTATAGAACAAGTGATGGGAAGAAGAAGTATTATTTTAGAATTTATTTTGGTATTAAACCCCAAACTGGTAATAAGATGAATACCACAAGACGTGGCTTTAATACTAAAAAAGAGGCTAAAATAGCAATATGCACTGCACCCCTAAGTTTGTACAAAACTTAG
- a CDS encoding PH domain-containing protein has product MNASKIDALIEKSDNPAKMKKIIDQLNATGFNDAFMTGREIKELPKLMADDEVIKYATSGMIGYKGDSVLVVVTNELVLFENKKLLFGSSNTDIPLSAINGVSYDTGMIFGKVSFMNGMGSITIKQIQKTNTEPLSSAIKQAVNAAKNGITNEVHSEMKQADAPISANKLREMKQLADDGIISNEEFEAAKKKYLGL; this is encoded by the coding sequence ATGAATGCTAGTAAAATTGATGCATTAATAGAAAAGTCTGATAATCCAGCAAAAATGAAGAAAATCATTGATCAACTAAACGCAACTGGTTTCAACGATGCCTTCATGACTGGTCGTGAAATTAAGGAATTACCTAAGCTAATGGCTGATGATGAAGTAATCAAATACGCTACATCAGGTATGATTGGCTATAAAGGTGACAGTGTGCTAGTCGTAGTTACTAACGAACTTGTATTGTTCGAAAATAAAAAGCTATTGTTTGGATCATCGAATACTGACATCCCCCTATCAGCAATCAATGGAGTATCATACGACACTGGAATGATATTCGGTAAGGTTTCGTTCATGAATGGAATGGGTTCAATTACCATCAAGCAAATTCAAAAAACTAACACTGAACCTTTATCAAGTGCCATTAAGCAAGCTGTCAATGCTGCTAAGAATGGAATCACTAATGAAGTTCATTCTGAAATGAAACAAGCTGATGCCCCTATTTCTGCTAATAAGCTACGTGAAATGAAGCAATTAGCTGATGATGGGATCATTAGTAATGAAGAATTCGAAGCTGCTAAGAAGAAATATTTAGGGCTGTAA
- a CDS encoding DNA adenine methylase: protein MPSTMSPLRYPGGKTQLYSFICNSLEQNNVDGTYIEPFAGGAGLPIKLLVNNKVKRVWINDFDKSIYSIWYSILHYPSDLKNLINSVPFDYSGSSHSDDDNLKYWNEIKLLHDKKKSNPLSILNAFSTLMLNRLNVSGIINGGPIGGKLQNKTKIYVRFNKKTLCKKIDVINKLKDRIKLTNLDAIKMISSIPNEVSNKSNTFIFFDPPYFKQGKNLYMSFFNYNDHKTLASKIMRQDYELNWIVTYDKSDEISILYKNLKNKYEYFISYSANNKNRGKAPEFLFASENTKIESYENIILE, encoded by the coding sequence ATGCCAAGTACAATGTCACCATTAAGATATCCAGGTGGTAAAACGCAATTATACAGCTTTATATGCAATTCACTAGAGCAGAATAATGTTGATGGGACTTATATTGAGCCGTTTGCTGGTGGGGCTGGATTGCCAATTAAATTATTGGTTAACAATAAAGTTAAAAGAGTATGGATCAATGATTTTGATAAGTCTATTTATTCTATTTGGTATTCAATATTACATTATCCAAGTGACTTGAAAAATTTAATTAATTCTGTTCCTTTTGACTATTCAGGAAGTAGTCATAGTGATGATGACAATCTAAAATATTGGAATGAAATTAAATTATTACACGATAAAAAAAAGAGTAACCCTTTGTCCATATTAAATGCATTTTCCACGCTAATGCTAAATAGATTAAATGTTAGTGGTATTATCAATGGGGGCCCAATTGGCGGGAAGTTACAAAATAAAACTAAGATATATGTAAGATTTAATAAGAAAACCTTATGCAAAAAGATTGACGTTATAAATAAATTGAAAGATAGAATAAAGTTAACCAATCTTGATGCTATAAAAATGATTAGCAGCATTCCTAATGAAGTTAGTAATAAATCTAATACCTTTATATTTTTTGATCCCCCTTACTTTAAGCAAGGAAAAAATTTATACATGTCTTTCTTCAATTACAATGATCATAAAACATTAGCCAGTAAAATAATGAGACAAGATTATGAGTTAAATTGGATCGTAACGTATGATAAATCTGATGAAATTTCAATTTTATATAAAAATCTAAAAAATAAATATGAGTATTTTATTTCCTACTCTGCTAATAATAAAAATAGAGGTAAAGCTCCTGAATTCTTATTTGCTAGTGAAAATACTAAAATTGAATCTTACGAAAATATAATCCTCGAATAG
- a CDS encoding AAA family ATPase, producing MKISSVRIDNFRQLKNIEDFDIGNKLTVISGPNGIGKSSILSLISSSCGTKDKRIENVDFQPDFNDYFYISKNENYKDYRVFISFTEENVTFKKKIRVKNDSGSKRGIRVLPQTYKMNDDETIKAAGENLYNNLGIGATARVPLPSIYLSMSRLFPLGESNITIKDINPRNKIMKDGLSNDYRDLYNSVIPNSINSDASMDFITKEATQKTKLNMKINNTIANTQSVGQDNLSYIISAIISFYNLKMQKGDEYKGGVLCIDEIDSSLHPGALDSLISLLIEISDKLNLQIILTTHSLLVLKKIIELQNENSDDYKLVYFSDTSLPSLSKYTDYELLKSDLFDKSTFERPPLKVYCEDSFGAEVFGIFFDIINKVDPKLLSENEILQRTKLDIFPLGLGKEQLKNMRKSDKYFKKVLIVLDGDARLKNGKGYNNILDVNDTQMYPNDENTCNPHANNILYLPSFLPPELFLFELVKDYVDNPIKHTQFWNTVKSNSDTALLNISHVKKDLHIDDENVSFKPSGKNNGGLINRSIYLHENKDFQKNIINFVKKTSILVDYYKNSKDGKNQINEYYKHLIIAIKDSSNKKVSDFFN from the coding sequence ATGAAAATATCATCAGTAAGAATAGATAATTTTAGACAATTAAAAAACATAGAAGATTTTGATATAGGAAATAAATTAACAGTAATATCTGGCCCAAATGGTATTGGAAAATCAAGTATATTATCGTTAATTTCTTCTTCATGCGGAACAAAGGACAAGAGAATTGAAAATGTAGATTTTCAACCAGATTTTAATGACTATTTTTATATTTCTAAAAATGAAAATTATAAAGATTATCGAGTATTTATAAGTTTTACTGAAGAAAATGTTACATTCAAAAAGAAAATTAGAGTTAAAAATGATAGTGGTTCTAAAAGAGGTATAAGAGTACTACCTCAAACATATAAAATGAATGATGATGAAACAATAAAAGCTGCTGGAGAAAATTTATATAATAATCTAGGAATTGGTGCGACAGCAAGGGTTCCTTTACCATCGATATATCTAAGTATGTCAAGACTTTTCCCATTAGGTGAAAGTAATATAACTATAAAAGACATTAATCCTAGAAATAAAATTATGAAGGATGGCTTATCTAATGATTACAGAGATTTATATAACTCTGTAATCCCAAATTCAATAAACAGTGATGCTAGTATGGATTTCATAACAAAAGAGGCTACACAAAAAACTAAGTTAAATATGAAGATAAATAATACAATTGCCAATACACAGTCTGTAGGGCAAGATAATCTATCTTACATCATTTCAGCAATAATTAGTTTTTATAACTTAAAAATGCAAAAGGGAGATGAGTATAAAGGAGGAGTTCTTTGCATTGATGAAATAGATTCATCACTTCATCCTGGAGCTTTGGATTCTTTAATTTCCTTACTAATCGAGATATCTGATAAACTTAATTTACAAATAATACTAACAACACATTCTTTATTGGTACTAAAAAAAATAATCGAACTACAGAATGAGAATAGTGACGATTATAAATTAGTTTATTTTTCTGATACCTCTTTACCAAGTTTATCTAAATACACTGATTACGAGTTGCTTAAATCTGATCTATTTGATAAAAGCACTTTTGAAAGGCCACCACTAAAGGTATACTGTGAGGATTCTTTTGGAGCGGAAGTTTTTGGAATATTCTTCGACATAATTAATAAAGTTGATCCAAAATTATTATCTGAAAACGAAATTCTTCAAAGAACGAAATTGGATATTTTTCCATTGGGTCTTGGTAAAGAACAACTTAAGAACATGCGAAAAAGCGATAAGTATTTTAAAAAAGTATTAATTGTTCTTGATGGTGATGCGAGATTAAAAAACGGAAAGGGATATAATAACATATTGGACGTTAATGATACACAAATGTATCCAAATGATGAAAATACATGTAATCCGCATGCTAATAATATATTATATTTACCATCTTTTTTACCTCCAGAGTTATTTTTATTCGAATTGGTAAAAGACTATGTTGACAACCCAATTAAACACACGCAATTTTGGAATACAGTTAAAAGTAATAGTGACACTGCTTTATTAAATATAAGTCATGTGAAAAAAGATCTTCATATAGATGATGAAAACGTTAGCTTCAAACCGAGTGGAAAAAATAATGGAGGATTAATTAACAGAAGTATCTATTTACATGAAAACAAAGATTTTCAAAAAAATATAATTAATTTTGTTAAAAAGACAAGCATTTTAGTTGATTACTATAAAAATTCTAAAGATGGAAAAAATCAAATTAATGAATATTATAAACATTTAATAATTGCAATAAAAGATTCTTCAAATAAAAAAGTTTCAGATTTTTTTAATTAG